Part of the Lolium rigidum isolate FL_2022 chromosome 6, APGP_CSIRO_Lrig_0.1, whole genome shotgun sequence genome, CCTTGTCAACAGATGGATAGACAAGTGAGAGCACACTCAAAAGAACGAATGCAGTTCATGTCCATGGCGTTGCAGAGCTTTGCAATGTGGTGCATGATGACGTGATTGCACAACTTGGCGAAGCTTTGCAATGGCTAGATCTTGCATATCCTGCTATGATCATGCTTTGCTTGACAAGGACATGGTAAGGCTGAAGAAATTACAAATCCCAACTGGGGCAGGCAACGCCGTAACATGCGCAAAAAGTAGGATCCCAAATTGGGGAAAGTCGAATTGGACTCAAATCAAACCATATCCGTGCGATTCTACTGTGGATCAACTATATATAGATGGAAACAAGCAATTAGAAGGTCGTACGGACACCGGAGAGGCAAAATTTTCTGCAGCTATcctccctaaaaaccctaaccacATATCGAATCTAAAAGATCGAGGACTTACAGCGGATAAATCCGGTGTCATAGCTGCCGATGATGACCCTAGATCGTGCTCTGAAGCTCCCAGAGTCGTGGACAAAAGCGATCGCGGCAGGGATGGGGGTGGCGCCAGCTCGGCAGGGGTTGGCCCAACGAACACCGATGCCTTCCCCGCGGCTGCATTCGAGGTCCCGACCTCCGATGAGGCTGCAGTTGGAGTCGCCCTTGTATCACCCATGCCCGCGACGGAGGAATGCCGACCATGCTACGCAGAGGTGCAGAGGAGGTAAGAGAGGTTTTTAGGCGGTGAGAGAAGTGGAGTGGGAAGTTAACGTGGAACGTCCCGTCTCCTGCACTTTCCAACGCATGCAAAGTAGAGGGTATGTTGCGCTCGCTAAAGCCTACACACGCAACAACGCTTGAATCGAGTGTGTATGGTGAATCAACATTTAGGCTCCTTTAAAACTCGTGCAGTGCAGAAAAACGGTACTAGTCAAACGGGTCGAATTCTTCTTCGCGCGTGCGGAAACAACTTGCTATTAACCAAACTGACCCTGGAGTGCCTAACACGTCGGCCCCCATGTGATTTTCTCCACACGTTAAGAAACTCAAAGTTAAGTTAGATGATGATACAGGCGCCCATGAGGATGGGATCAATAATTAACCCCTAGGGATCCAGAGACAACTGACTAATGGTACCATCGCACACCTATGAACATGTTAACAGGGAAGCAGATAATGTAGCACATGAGCTACGTCATACGGAAAAATTCTCTCATTTGAGATGTTGCAGTACAACATGCAATTTTCTCTGTAGAATATACTACTGTACAAATGAGCAAAGCAGGACCAATCGTTCTTTCTTCGAATATAAAAATGCATTACACACTCAGTTTCCCCCCATAAAATTCGTTGTCCATTGAACGGGGGGCTCCTGTCACTCCAGGGTCAACGACTCTCTCCATCTCCATCGTGGAGGCCATGCCgctgcttcttcctccttcctACGCAGCCGGCGACGCGGCTGCGGTGGACTCCTGCTAGCTACTCCAAACAAGGCGGCGGCGCCAGCTTTGTCAATGGCGTCCCCTCTTCTCCTCCTGTGCACCACCTTGCTCCTCGTCCTCGGCCATGGCGGGTCAaggtggaaggcggcggcgcgcacGGTGCCGGTGGAGTACCTGTACCCTCCCTACGACCTCACCTACTTCGAAGCCACCGACACCAACGGCGTCTTCCTCCGCTCCCCCAACGCCACTTTCTCCGCTGCCGTCTACAGCGCCGACGACACCGACTCTTCCGACGCCCACCAGTCCCGCTTCGTCTTCTCCGTCCTCCACGACGCCTCCCGCATCCCCGTCTGGACCGCCCCCTCCGTCTCCACCACCGTCCTCTCCCTCACCGCCTCTGGCCTCGCCATCTCCGACCCGGCTGACCAATCAGGCCCGCCGTCCTGGTCAACTCCTGCCGACCTCGCCGCTCCCGTCgccgcgctccgcctcctcgacACCGGTCAGCTTGCCCTCCTCGACGCCGATAACGCCACGCTCTGGTCCTCCTTCGACGCCCCAACCGACACCCTGCTCCAGGGCCAGACGCTCCCCGTCGGCGTGCccctcaccgccaccgtctccgaCAGCAACCTCTCCCCCGGCGCCTACCGCCTCATCCTCACCACCAACGACGCGCTTCTCCAGTGGCAAACCTCCGAGTCCGGTGGTGGTTTCGTCACGTACTGGGCGCtctcctccgacgccgcctccgtCAAGCAATCCAACCAGACCGTCCACTCCATGAAGGTCAACGCCTCCGGTATCTACCTCCTCGCCGACAACGCCATCGACACCGTCTTCACGCTTCTCTTCACCGACCCCTCCGCCTCTCACAAGTTCCTCAAGCTGGATTCCTCTGGCCGCCTGCGCGCGCTGAGCATGGCCTACACACCCACGGCGGGGCGGGCCACGCTCCCCGCCGTCTGGAATGCTCCGGCGAGCGACTGCGACCTCCCGCTGCAGTGCGGCTCCCTCGGCCTCTGCACGCTCGGAAACAACACTTCCTCCTGCACGTGCCCCGACGACTTCAGCACGCGCAACTCGGGCGGATGCTCGCCGGCCGATGGCTCCACGCTCCCCGTCCCAGCACAGAACTGCAACGCGTCGTCGTCTTCGGCAGCAACAGAAGCGGCTTACGCCTACATGAGTTTGGGTCACGGGATCGCCTACTCCGGCAGCAATTTCGCGGTTGCCACGACGGCCGGAGACGCGCTCCCGGCGTGCCGCGACCTGTGCTCGGCCAACTGCTCCTGCCTCGGCTTCCTCTACAAGAACTCCTCCAAATCGTGCTACCTCCTGCACGATCAGATCGGCTCCGTCTTCCGCGCCAGCACAAACAGCGACGAGGCTGGCTTCGTCAAGACGCTCCCGCTGCCGTCGCGCGGCCACGGCAGTGGCTCGTCCACGCTGAGCCCCATAACGATCGCGTTCGGCATCGTGCTGCCCACCATGGCGGTGGTGGTAATCACCTTCCTGCTCTACGTGCTGGCCGCGCGGTGGCTCAAGAACCGCCCTGACGGCGGTGGCAAAAAGAATAAGAGGAAGACGAAGCATAGCGGACACGGCCGCAGCTGGTTCATGATTCAGATGATGTCGTTGTCGTCGTCTAGGGCGTCGTCCAACGTCCCGTCGGAGAATGGGGATGACAACGAGAACCAtcatgacgatgacgacgacgcggtCCTCATCCCCGGGCTGCCTGCCCGCTTCACGTTCGCCGACTTGGAAACGGCGACCAGCGGGTTCAGGTCGCAGATCGGCTCCGGCGGGTTCGGGTCCGTGTACCGCGGCGAGCTCCCCGACCGGACAACGGTGGCCGTGAAGCGGATGAACAACCTGGGCACGCAGGGGCGCCGCGAGTTCCTGACGGAGATCGCCGTGATCGGCAACGTCCACCACGTGAACCTGGTGAAGCTGCGGGGCTTCTGCGCCGACCAGTCCCGGCAGCTGATGCTCGTGTACGAGTACATGTCCCGCGGCTCCCTGGACCAGTCCCTCTTCCTTTCCCGCTTCGGCGGTGGCGACGCTGGCGCGTCTGCCAGCAAGAAGAAGACGCTGTTGGAATGGCCGGAGCGGGTGGGGGTGTGCGTGGGCGCGGCTCGCGGGCTGGCGTACCTGCACGCCGGCTGCGATCGGAAGATCCTGCACTGCGACGTGAAGCCGGAGAACATACTGCTGGACGACCGCGGCGGCGTGAAGATCGCCGACTTCGGGCTGGCGAAGCTGCTGAGCCCGGAGCAGTCGGGGCTGTTCACGACGATGCGGGGCACCAGGGGCTACCTGGCGCCGGAGTGGCTCACCGACGCGCCCGTCTCTGACAAGGCCGATGTCTACAGCTTCGGCATGGTGCTGCTCGAGATCCTGCGCGGTACCAAGAACTCCAAGCTAGTGCACCAAGACGAGGAGGACACCGCCACCGGCAGCGTCGCCTCCGTGTCTGGCAGCACCTCATCGGACGGCCGCGGCGGCAGCTACTTCCCGGCGGTGGCGCTGGAGGTGCACGAGGAAGGGGGTCGGCGGTACGAGGAGCTTGTGGACCCGAGGCTGGAGGGGAGAGCGAACGCGGCGGAGGTGGCGAGGGTGGTGCGGGTGGCGCTCTGCTGCCTCCATGAGGACGCGTCGCTGCGGCCGCCAATGACGGCCGTGGCCGCCATGCTCGACGGCAGCATGGAGGTGCGCGAGCCCAGACCAGAGCAGCTGGCCTACCTCAGGATGTACGGCCGAGGCATCGGCGGCGGCAAGTGGAAGGCCTCCCACCTCACGACCGGCGACGGCGCCAGCATCAGCTTGTCACAGCAATCATGTGTGTCGGCGCAGCAGCTCTCGGCTGCCAGATAGATGACAGTCGACAGACGCTGCTCAGTCTGTAAGTGTAATGGGGAATGCAAATTTTGGGTGTAAATCAGAAAGGGCGTCTTCTTTTTGTCGAAAATGTTGTGAATATAGCATACAGATACAAATCTCCGTTCCATCTCCTGTGCATGTGTTTTTCATCTTCTTTTGCCGGAAAATTGTACAGCACAAAATTCTTCAATCTACCTATATTGTTTGGCCTTTGAAAATAGGTGTGGTGTGGAACACGGACGCATGCAACCCGGCATGGCACAGCATTGGCAACACACTCGGTAAAATATATTAGAGGGCAACCAAAATTTGACGTCAGCAATAATTCAAACTGGAGGTAGATTTTGATCGATTAAGAAGGTCAACACTGGCAAACTAATCTTAGAGTTCAGTTGACAATTACATACTATTAGCTATATGGAAGTAGATGATTTCTGCAAGACATTAGTCAATAGATGTAGTCGTAGTTGTAATTGACAAGAGTGCATCCCACGGACATCATCCCCATTGATTAGCTACTTCTGCTTCGAACGGCTAGCCATGGTCGTAATCGACACTGAGTCGCATTCCAGGGACATCATCCAATGCTTAGCTACTTCTGCTTCGAACTGCTACAGATATACATGTGCACAATTCCGTACATCAGTTCATTCAAAGGTATTAATTTCACAACAAGGGAACTTGTGGCTAGATATTTTTAGCCAGATCAAACACTACTAGGTAAAATAGAATCAGAAAGTGATAAAAAGGCGCCAAGAGGGAGATCAATATGAACACACTAATAACCTGAAATAAAAAATGATATGGAACAACAGACCAAAACATGTAACTAGTTTTAAGCTTCAATGTGCCAATCAAGTTGCCAGTTTGAAACACCAGATCCTTTAACATAACTTTTCAGTGTGACTGTTGTCTACTTCAAACTTCAAGGCAGCTCATGCAGTCATGCTATAATATCAGTACCATTGGATAATGTACACGTACAGGAAGAGAACAACAACAAACTTTTCTTGTATCTGTAGGCATCATGGTTTTATATCCATAGGCCTCGGCAACCACGAAATTCATGTTAATACGAAAATCAATATTGCTGGTGTGTATTTATATGTAAATCTTTCTTCTGTGATGTGTCATCAGCTAGTACATAAAGGAatggtatcctactatattactctACTAGTTTTGAATACATGTAGACTCTACATTGTAGAGCATAACACAATCAGAACATCAGAgataattgaaaaatacaaaagcAGCACCCAGCTAACAACAGAAACACCATAAGAATGGCCAACTGCAGAAATGTTACTCCATCTCCTATAAGCTGTCGTTTCTTGTAAGACAACtcttgaaaaaaaattaaaaaacagaATAGTACTACTAATTTTAAGGAACGATATATATTATATGTTTACGATTAATTGCGAGATCAGCAGTGATAAAAATTGTCTCAGAGACAAGTACCAACTGACGAATAGAACTGTATTTAATCCCCTAAATGTGTTGACTAAATTGCTCACTTATCATGGTCTCCAGTGCAAGTCTACTTTGCAGTTTGTTTGTTGCGAATTTCCACCTTGTCTGTGGCTTGTGCGGAAAATATGTGTGCTTAACTGTGTGGAGCTGAACAATAGTACACTACCAAGGTGGTTTCATAAAACACCCAGAGTTCAATGATAACataaaaacataaaagaaaacacAGCTATAAGGAAATGTCAAGATGATAGTGAACACTTCAGAAGTACAATAAAGTTATtccagcaaccatgtataaaaaaAAAGAACTAGATTCGGGAGTTCTTCAATGTTAAGATGAGCAAGCACTTACCTTCAGTATAAAAACTTGTTAAAGGATGAACGTCGGTACACAGATGGTCTTCGAAAAGTTTCTGAGACTGCATTGAACCAAGCTGGACCATATAGACAGATGAGTGCACCTACAAAACAATTGCACGAACATCCTCAGCATAGCCCACTATATATGAAATCTCCCTGTCTATCCTAAATCCCAATCCAAGAATCTTCTGCAGTTGAACAGAATTCCGCAACACCAATGCGGCAACACCATAGGGATCGGTTTTCCTCTCCCAGATTTGGAAGCGGGGCTGGTGGTAGGGGGCGCACGACAAAGCAGCGAAGCCAACACCACCATCCACTGCCTGGATGATCCGAGAACTGTAACCAACAAAAGGAGGCCTCATGACCATAGCTAGCTTCTCCGTGTCCAGATCAAACTCAAGTATATCATTGCTGCTCATCCAGTGAAGGGTGTTACCGACAAGTGTGCTGGATTcagaaaaacaaatacccctgtgCGGAAGCGCTGTCCAGAGGAGATCACACCAGGTGCAGGTTTCCGAAGAGTAAACACTTGCGAATGCTGTGGCTTCTTCTTCGCCATTGGCATCGTCATAGTGCTCGTAGATGCCCAGCACGACCACTTTGAAAGGGCTGGAGTGGCATGCGCCATGCGCGTGGCCTTGGTCGCTGTCAGCGCAGAGCACCGCCCCACGGTGGATGACCACTTCGCCAGGGCCGTGGAATCGCGGCGTATCAAACACAATGTGGAAGTCGTGAGTGATGATGGGGTTCCACACGACGAACCGACTCTGGCTCCAGTCGTCGAATAGCACGCGTCCGTGTCGGTAGTCGAGGCACGTCCATCCCAACCAGCGGTGGAATGGCCAGGAGAAGCGCTCGGGCGGAATGCGGTAGGGCGGGTCCAGAGTGGATCTGAACGAAATGTAGCCTCTGCTACATGAGAAGACGCCGAGAAGGGGAGGCTTCCGGTGGTGGATCCGGAAGCGACGGTCGGTGCCGAGTCGTCGCCAGCGCTTGGAGACGAGGGAGGCGCGCAGGAGGTACTAGGTAGGGCGGCTGCggggggaggcggaggaggaggtcgtGGAGGAGGTCGTCGTCGCCCAGCGGATGCGCCAGTTCCGGCGACGGCAACgagggtcggcggcggcggctcatgTCGTCGCTGGCTATTGGAAAGGGAACTGGGGACAGGATTTGGAGTTTCTCTCTCTTTACGCACTGCACTGGGGAATGGTCATTTGGATTTTTTAACTTGGATTTTACTGAAATTCGATAAATGAAAATTTCTCTCTGCCCaatctcaaaaaaagaaaaatctcTATGTCGGGATAATGTTGCAGATGCACTTGTAGAATTGAGATTTTGCTTCAGGCTGTCATACAGGCAGTTTGCCAGTTCAGTTCCTACCGTGGATTTGTTCGATTGATAAGATTTCCGTAACCCAGTTTGTCCGTAAGTCTGGGATTACCGATTGATCTGATAGACATTTGTTGCCGCAATTTGGTTGGATCCCTATCTGACATAGCTGTTACTTGTGGGTTCAGATGAATGCTGGTGGCACATTGTTTTCTCTTCCATGAAGCCTACAAAATGTTCCAGCTTGCGTCTACCGTTTGGATTGCGATACCTTAAAATGTTTACAAGGGGCTACCCTAGCTAGCGATCGTTTGCTCAAAGCAAATTGAGCGATCGGTTTAGGACATAACTTTTTTTCCATTTTAGGAATGTTTTGGACTGTAGTATATCCTATTtcaggaaagttctgcatgcatgtagaaGGGAACAAATCGATGACGTAAAGCGAGAATCTTTctcaatttgaaaattcaaaacattttaTCTCACAAGCGataactccgatttaagatctgttttcaccgatgagtcggtctcgtcgagatcttcaaaactagcacccatgtttatatgtttcgacaaactttttttgaATTAAAAGTTATCAACTCTCTCTATCTTGAATAATCgaaccctccgtacttgagtgatcaacggtgaatatataaaattatcaacataGTGCGAGTTATTGAGGAAAGTTACGTACATGCACAAAATAGACGAATCTAGCTGATGTCGGtgaaatcttttccaaatttgaaaattcaaaacgttttatctcacaaacgacaactccaaattaagatctgttttcacctatgcgtcggtctcgacgagatcttcaaaactagcacccatgttgatatgtttcgagaaacttttttttgggctaaaagttatcaaccctctctatctgaataatcaaccctccgtacttgagtgatcaacggtaaatgtataaaattatcaaccctagtgcgagctattgagggaaagttcgcaTGCATACACAAATAGACGAATTTGCTTGATGTCGacgaaatcttttccaaatttgtaaattcaaaacgttttaactttcaaacgacaactccaaattaagattcgctttcaccaataaatccgtctcgatgagatcttcaaaactagcacacatgttgatatgtttcgagaaactttttttcgggctaaaagttatcaaccctcttctatctgaataatcaacccctccgtacttagagtgatcaacggtaaatgtataaaattatcaactcgAAGGAGGCTATTGAGAAAAAGTTACATGCATACGTACATGAAAtaaacgaatctgctgatgtcagtggaatcttttccaaatttgaaaatttaaaacgctttaactttcaaacgacaactccaaattaagattcgctttcaccaataaatccatcacgacgagatcttcaaaactagcacccatgttgatatgtttcgagaaactttttttgggctaaaagttatcaatcctctctgtttgaataatcaaccctccgtacttgagtgatcaacggtaaatgtataaaattatcgaccccaaagttaattttattttaaacgttttagcgatttttttagtttagaagctatcaacccggtgtcctgttatttatcaacgagtaaatataaataactaccaatccTAAAATTCTagcttcatttcgaatattttggcgactctttttagtttacaagttatcaacccggtgctccgttatttattaatggtaattataaataactaccaaccctaaaaagtattccatttagaatattatagcgaatatttttttattttacaagctatcaacctggtgcctcgttatttatcaactgtaaatataaaataaataataaccctaaaaagtatttcatttagaatattttagcgactctcttttagtttacaagctatcaacccggtgggccgcaatttatcaatggtaaatataaataaatatcaaccctaaaaatttaatttaatttaaaatatgtagcgactctttttttgtttacaagttatcaacccgattgcctcgttatttatcaacggtaaatataaatacctagcaaccctaaaaactaaatttcatttagaaattttttagcaacttttgttagcttacaacttaaaatagtacttaatttgagtagcaagtggtagttcatttgagttgcaagtggatcttcccacccgttattttcccccttaaataccactggcccgaaaaagggaattgcaaaatgaccccattaaatatgaattaccgtacgaaataacaacataaagggaattgcaaaaaaataGTCCAACTAATATAAATTTTGATACAGAGtaatgaaaacaaaaaaaataaagggAATTaataaaagggaattgcaaaaaaaaaaaatccatcacGTTGTCCCCGTTTCCCTATTTTATTTTTACAACTACCAACAAAGGGaactgcaaaaaaaaaaggaaatcagCAGGAGTACTAATGCTACGTAACAGCAGGGAAATGGAAAATAGTAAAGAAAGAAGAAAGGGAAGCCTCACGAGCAATCATCCGATCACATGCATGCATTTAATGCTGGACCAAGTGGGCACATGGTGGGCAGAATTAAAATTTGGGCCAGGCCAAGCGGTAAGTGGGAACGCGTATGATTAGCGTGCGCATGTCGCGACAAAGAACACGTTATTAGCTAGCGGTCTCGCAGGAAAGAATCGATCGCTCGCGCGATCGAACGCGACAAAGGGAAATCGGTTTACAAGGCATCTCAAGTCAACTAGTCTCCTTAAGACATTGGACCTGGAACTTGCCTGTAATGTTGGTGTCTTCATCATAATTTCAAGAACACACTCTCGCATTTCTAATTCTACTGTTGGCTCAGATGGCTAGGAGTTTCCTGTGTTGTGTCTCACCCAGCTCTAATTCCCAT contains:
- the LOC124662755 gene encoding G-type lectin S-receptor-like serine/threonine-protein kinase At5g35370, with amino-acid sequence MASPLLLLCTTLLLVLGHGGSRWKAAARTVPVEYLYPPYDLTYFEATDTNGVFLRSPNATFSAAVYSADDTDSSDAHQSRFVFSVLHDASRIPVWTAPSVSTTVLSLTASGLAISDPADQSGPPSWSTPADLAAPVAALRLLDTGQLALLDADNATLWSSFDAPTDTLLQGQTLPVGVPLTATVSDSNLSPGAYRLILTTNDALLQWQTSESGGGFVTYWALSSDAASVKQSNQTVHSMKVNASGIYLLADNAIDTVFTLLFTDPSASHKFLKLDSSGRLRALSMAYTPTAGRATLPAVWNAPASDCDLPLQCGSLGLCTLGNNTSSCTCPDDFSTRNSGGCSPADGSTLPVPAQNCNASSSSAATEAAYAYMSLGHGIAYSGSNFAVATTAGDALPACRDLCSANCSCLGFLYKNSSKSCYLLHDQIGSVFRASTNSDEAGFVKTLPLPSRGHGSGSSTLSPITIAFGIVLPTMAVVVITFLLYVLAARWLKNRPDGGGKKNKRKTKHSGHGRSWFMIQMMSLSSSRASSNVPSENGDDNENHHDDDDDAVLIPGLPARFTFADLETATSGFRSQIGSGGFGSVYRGELPDRTTVAVKRMNNLGTQGRREFLTEIAVIGNVHHVNLVKLRGFCADQSRQLMLVYEYMSRGSLDQSLFLSRFGGGDAGASASKKKTLLEWPERVGVCVGAARGLAYLHAGCDRKILHCDVKPENILLDDRGGVKIADFGLAKLLSPEQSGLFTTMRGTRGYLAPEWLTDAPVSDKADVYSFGMVLLEILRGTKNSKLVHQDEEDTATGSVASVSGSTSSDGRGGSYFPAVALEVHEEGGRRYEELVDPRLEGRANAAEVARVVRVALCCLHEDASLRPPMTAVAAMLDGSMEVREPRPEQLAYLRMYGRGIGGGKWKASHLTTGDGASISLSQQSCVSAQQLSAAR